The following coding sequences lie in one Streptococcus suis genomic window:
- a CDS encoding glycosyltransferase, whose protein sequence is MGVYNAVDTVSAAIDSILGQTFQDFEFIICDDGSVSLLEKYHKRYPDKIRLIIHEKNKGLNETLNDCLKIAEGEYIARMDADDLSMPTRFEKQVAFLDSHPDHAFVGTNMIHFDENGDWGVSTLLAEPRKEDLVKGSQFAHATVLMRKAAVMGVGGYSVSPKLLRVEDYHLWIKLYEKGLKGHNLTEALYKVRDDKDAQGRRTLSNRLNEVYVKRLAIQQLHLSPINYIYALKPLLLILVPSAFYKILHQMKLKK, encoded by the coding sequence ATGGGTGTTTACAATGCAGTTGATACGGTATCAGCGGCTATTGATTCAATATTAGGACAGACTTTTCAAGATTTTGAGTTTATTATCTGTGATGACGGTTCGGTCTCCTTACTAGAAAAATATCACAAAAGATATCCTGATAAGATACGACTTATTATACATGAAAAAAATAAAGGGCTAAACGAGACCTTGAATGACTGCCTAAAGATAGCAGAGGGTGAATATATCGCACGTATGGATGCGGATGACCTTTCGATGCCTACTCGATTTGAAAAACAAGTTGCTTTCTTAGATTCACATCCTGACCACGCTTTTGTGGGCACTAATATGATTCATTTTGATGAAAATGGTGATTGGGGAGTGAGTACCTTATTGGCTGAACCTAGAAAAGAAGATTTGGTGAAGGGGAGTCAGTTTGCACATGCGACGGTATTGATGAGAAAGGCTGCTGTGATGGGAGTGGGAGGTTACAGTGTCTCTCCAAAATTGCTTCGTGTAGAAGATTATCACCTTTGGATAAAACTCTACGAAAAAGGTTTGAAAGGTCACAACCTAACTGAGGCTTTATATAAAGTTCGTGATGATAAGGATGCTCAGGGGAGACGAACACTATCCAATCGTCTCAATGAAGTATACGTTAAGCGTTTAGCGATTCAACAGTTGCATCTGTCACCGATAAATTATATCTATGCATTGAAGCCTTTATTGCTCATTTTGGTACCATCTGCTTTTTATAAAATATTGCATCAGATGAAGTTGAAAAAGTGA
- a CDS encoding glycosyl transferase — MIPKIIHYCWFGGKELPQEVENFIQTARNHMPEFEIKIWTDDNFDLTSHPFVRTAYKEKKWAYITDFARLKVLEEFGGIYMDTDVEVKQSLEKFLKHQAFTGCENEFYCITATMGAVKGHPWIKRLLSYYDNPSLVSNDKLNVRPNTVIITEITREEYGWIPLDEYQVLQEDLHIYPSDVFCAKDIETLKYKVTDNTYTIHHFNGSWLSPATRLKLKIRKMIPPFLIKKYHQMRRI, encoded by the coding sequence ATGATTCCAAAGATTATCCACTATTGTTGGTTTGGTGGCAAAGAACTGCCCCAAGAGGTAGAAAATTTTATCCAAACAGCACGAAATCATATGCCAGAGTTTGAAATAAAAATATGGACAGATGATAATTTTGATTTGACATCTCATCCTTTTGTGCGGACAGCATATAAAGAAAAGAAGTGGGCATATATAACTGACTTTGCTAGATTAAAAGTACTAGAGGAATTCGGTGGAATTTATATGGATACTGATGTCGAAGTCAAACAATCTCTTGAAAAATTCTTAAAACATCAGGCTTTTACTGGTTGTGAAAATGAATTTTATTGTATTACTGCAACAATGGGGGCTGTGAAGGGACACCCATGGATTAAGAGATTGTTATCCTACTACGATAATCCATCTCTTGTTAGCAATGACAAACTAAATGTTCGTCCCAATACAGTAATTATTACTGAAATTACTAGAGAAGAGTATGGATGGATTCCATTGGATGAATATCAGGTTCTCCAAGAAGATTTGCATATTTATCCTTCAGATGTTTTTTGTGCTAAGGATATTGAAACATTAAAATATAAAGTTACAGATAACACTTATACGATTCATCATTTTAATGGGTCATGGTTATCGCCAGCAACACGTTTAAAATTAAAAATTCGAAAGATGATACCCCCATTTTTGATAAAGAAATATCACCAAATGCGGAGGATATAA
- a CDS encoding polysaccharide pyruvyl transferase family protein, whose product MNILVIGETYSSNLGDPLICQSVEWIIAKFSDATIEHMDLSGRTAFLPPKYSNEKSRDVVKKNVLKSYLKQSFLVNFILTRKHSKLLLTQNKKFYDEQLNKSYDLVIFAGGQMFLDYFIPSIHYIVNLLDKKRVPIIFNACGVGKITKQNADKLKETLLKPSVISVTSRDDVDFLNHLLNKNDYVKSIFDPAIVASKMYQIEKQPSELIGLGVMWVEHFSVEQLLKFWQAIIGELDSRNIAWKLFTNGGEKDYQLCSLLLKKLFLYDKKMTIYSIGQLNLKSLLNRLVYSIGLFHLDFIVLLRVIL is encoded by the coding sequence ATGAATATTTTGGTAATTGGAGAAACCTATTCTTCGAATTTAGGAGATCCTTTGATTTGTCAATCTGTAGAGTGGATTATAGCTAAGTTTTCAGATGCAACGATTGAACATATGGATTTGTCAGGGAGAACTGCTTTTCTCCCTCCTAAATACAGCAATGAGAAGAGCAGGGATGTTGTCAAGAAAAATGTATTAAAAAGCTATTTAAAACAAAGTTTCCTAGTGAATTTTATTTTAACAAGAAAACATTCTAAACTATTACTGACGCAAAATAAAAAATTTTATGATGAGCAATTGAACAAGTCATATGATTTAGTTATTTTTGCTGGTGGGCAAATGTTTTTAGACTATTTTATTCCTTCGATTCATTATATTGTTAATCTACTTGATAAAAAGCGGGTTCCCATTATTTTTAACGCTTGCGGTGTAGGCAAAATCACAAAACAAAACGCAGATAAACTAAAGGAAACCTTGTTAAAACCTTCAGTAATATCTGTAACATCTAGAGATGACGTTGATTTCTTAAATCATCTCTTAAATAAAAATGATTATGTAAAAAGCATCTTCGATCCGGCTATAGTTGCGTCTAAAATGTATCAAATTGAAAAACAACCATCTGAGCTCATTGGATTAGGGGTAATGTGGGTAGAACATTTTTCTGTAGAACAACTATTGAAGTTTTGGCAGGCTATCATTGGAGAGTTAGATTCGCGTAATATAGCGTGGAAATTATTTACTAATGGTGGTGAAAAAGACTACCAACTGTGTAGCTTGCTTCTGAAAAAGCTTTTTCTATATGATAAAAAAATGACTATCTACTCGATAGGGCAACTGAACCTGAAAAGTTTGTTGAACAGGTTAGTTTATTCAATAGGATTATTTCATTTAGACTTCATAGTCTTATTACGAGTTATTCTTTAG
- a CDS encoding protein CapI, protein MITNKTILITGSAGFIGSHLVQKLLKVNQAMQIIGLDSLNDYYEVSLKEWRLAELEKEAANSKASYRFIKGNIADKDLVTQVFADFRPDIVVNLAAQAGVRYSITNPDVYIESNVIGFQNILEACRQHPVEHLVYASSSSVYGGNEKVPFSVDDQVDHPVSLYAATKKSNELFAHAYSKLYQIPTTGLRFFTVYGPAGRPDMAYFGFTNKLLKGETIEIFNYGHCKRDFTYIDDIVQGICLVMEKAPKLEIGEDGLPIPPYALYNIGNSHPENLLDFVTILQEELVAAGVLSGDYDFETHKKLVPMQPGDVPVTYADTSALEKDFGFKPTTSLRDGLRRFAQWYKEYYL, encoded by the coding sequence GTGATTACAAACAAAACCATCCTAATCACTGGTTCTGCTGGGTTTATCGGTAGCCATCTTGTTCAGAAGTTATTGAAAGTCAATCAAGCGATGCAGATTATTGGTCTGGATTCTTTAAATGATTATTATGAGGTATCTTTGAAAGAATGGCGATTGGCTGAACTGGAAAAAGAGGCTGCAAACTCTAAAGCCAGTTATCGCTTTATCAAAGGAAATATTGCTGATAAAGACTTGGTTACTCAAGTCTTTGCTGACTTTAGACCTGATATTGTGGTGAACCTTGCAGCACAAGCAGGTGTTCGCTATTCGATTACGAACCCAGATGTCTATATTGAGAGTAATGTGATTGGTTTTCAAAACATCTTAGAGGCTTGTCGCCAGCATCCTGTTGAGCATTTAGTGTATGCCTCGTCATCGTCTGTTTATGGTGGAAATGAGAAAGTGCCATTTTCGGTAGATGATCAGGTAGACCATCCAGTCTCGCTCTATGCTGCAACTAAAAAGTCCAATGAATTATTTGCTCATGCCTACAGTAAACTCTATCAAATCCCAACAACTGGTTTGCGTTTCTTTACAGTTTACGGTCCTGCTGGTCGTCCAGATATGGCTTACTTTGGCTTTACCAATAAATTGCTAAAGGGAGAGACGATAGAAATTTTTAACTATGGTCACTGCAAGCGTGATTTTACTTATATTGATGATATTGTACAAGGGATTTGTCTGGTCATGGAGAAGGCTCCAAAGTTAGAAATCGGTGAAGATGGTTTGCCGATTCCACCGTATGCCCTATACAATATTGGAAATAGTCACCCCGAGAACCTTTTGGATTTTGTGACAATTTTACAGGAAGAACTAGTAGCAGCTGGTGTTTTATCTGGTGACTATGATTTTGAAACGCATAAGAAACTTGTTCCCATGCAGCCTGGCGATGTCCCAGTGACCTATGCTGATACGAGTGCATTAGAAAAAGACTTTGGATTCAAGCCAACAACGTCCTTGCGTGATGGCTTGCGGCGATTTGCCCAGTGGTATAAGGAATATTATCTGTAA
- a CDS encoding sugar transferase: protein MLLLFSPIFLLVAVLIACDTGFPVVFTQTRIGKDKMPFTIYKFRTMYATVPSDVPTYQVKPRKGLVTPVGKWLRKSKLDELPQLWNILKGDMSLVGPRPALWSETALIDARDRYGVNRLKPGLTGLAQVKGLQVHKVKSKVEWDRQYLSEASLSLDLYCLLITPLVLISSLLPFRGRNKRKR, encoded by the coding sequence ATGCTCTTACTCTTTTCTCCTATTTTTCTTTTGGTAGCGGTGCTTATCGCTTGTGATACAGGATTCCCTGTAGTGTTTACTCAAACGCGTATTGGAAAAGATAAGATGCCATTTACCATTTATAAATTCCGTACCATGTATGCTACAGTACCTAGCGATGTTCCGACCTATCAGGTAAAACCTAGGAAAGGTCTGGTAACTCCTGTGGGAAAATGGCTGAGAAAGTCAAAGTTAGACGAACTTCCTCAGCTGTGGAATATCTTAAAAGGTGATATGTCTCTGGTTGGACCGAGACCAGCCTTGTGGAGTGAAACGGCTTTGATTGATGCTCGAGATAGATATGGTGTCAATCGTTTAAAACCTGGTTTAACAGGACTAGCCCAAGTGAAAGGTTTACAAGTCCACAAGGTGAAAAGTAAGGTTGAGTGGGACAGACAATACCTATCTGAAGCAAGTCTCTCCCTTGACCTATACTGCTTGCTGATAACACCGTTAGTATTGATATCAAGTCTGCTTCCTTTTAGGGGACGAAATAAGCGTAAAAGATAG
- a CDS encoding glycosyl transferase: protein MEPYSILLAVWREDNPDHFREAIESMLSQTYPAEECIIVKDGPVPASLQDVINDCRKKNAKIPIVEVVLEKHSGLATALMAGLSVAKTDLIARMDADDVSRQERCEKQVSCFESDPTLSLVGSYVSEFEGTTSESLSIRKVPLNHEAIVNFSKRRNPFNHSSVMFRKSAVDAVGGYNPTIRYNQDWDLWLRMLHHGYRAANIPEVLLDFRFNRDTLKRRKSWTSLLQLIRLRYASYRRQEMTAWDFLSVNLLHLMMGILPLRVQRAFYKYMLRR from the coding sequence ATGGAGCCGTATTCAATCTTATTAGCGGTATGGCGGGAAGACAATCCTGACCATTTTCGTGAGGCAATAGAAAGTATGCTTTCACAAACCTACCCCGCAGAGGAATGTATCATTGTAAAAGATGGACCTGTTCCAGCTAGTTTACAAGATGTTATCAATGATTGTCGAAAAAAAAATGCAAAAATTCCCATTGTTGAAGTGGTTTTAGAGAAACATTCGGGACTGGCTACGGCTCTGATGGCAGGCTTATCAGTTGCTAAGACAGACTTGATTGCTCGTATGGATGCGGATGACGTCTCACGACAGGAGCGGTGCGAAAAGCAAGTGAGCTGTTTTGAGAGTGACCCGACGCTTTCGCTTGTAGGAAGTTATGTATCAGAATTTGAAGGAACGACTAGCGAATCATTGAGTATCCGAAAAGTTCCCTTGAATCACGAGGCGATTGTGAATTTTTCGAAACGAAGAAATCCATTCAATCACTCAAGTGTCATGTTTCGCAAATCGGCGGTTGATGCAGTTGGTGGATATAATCCTACCATTCGCTACAATCAAGATTGGGATTTGTGGTTGCGGATGCTTCATCATGGCTATCGTGCAGCCAATATCCCTGAGGTTTTGCTTGACTTCCGCTTTAACCGCGATACCTTGAAAAGGCGGAAATCTTGGACGAGTCTCTTGCAACTGATACGGTTGCGGTATGCTTCCTATCGACGGCAGGAGATGACAGCTTGGGATTTCCTATCGGTAAATCTTCTTCACTTGATGATGGGGATTCTTCCTTTACGTGTACAAAGGGCGTTTTATAAGTATATGCTACGAAGATAG
- a CDS encoding glycosyltransferase family 2 protein, translating into MKTNPFFSIVMPVYNAELYLTEAIMSVLAQTYQDFELILVNDASTDQSETLCQEFVASHQDKVRLYSHPENKGLLLTRATGMAEVRGQYCLCMDADDVLRADYLEMVRQTIDETQAEAVVINSSRRIDFSQKPVDYTPYVHRQMTGPEVVKEMILANRVLMTLWCTVFQSCFLPDDHFFGSFQRLVCGSDLVTIEAIFSNIHHVVVLDEALYYYRFVPSSLSNSYTVKHFDSVAFSDWYFHEKYATDLPVEMAERLMRRVSWSGKRLLLSSPLSDILKNTQHIKESLFFKRAIAVGSSAKLRFSDKVFLYLVEHRFTHPMLLLYFPLGRIRKWYLQREAR; encoded by the coding sequence ATGAAGACCAATCCCTTTTTCTCGATTGTCATGCCAGTCTATAATGCGGAGCTCTATTTAACTGAGGCGATTATGTCTGTTCTAGCTCAGACCTATCAGGATTTTGAGCTGATTTTGGTCAATGATGCATCGACTGACCAGTCTGAGACGCTTTGTCAGGAGTTTGTCGCTTCGCATCAGGATAAAGTCCGCCTCTACTCTCATCCTGAAAACAAGGGCTTACTTTTGACACGTGCGACAGGCATGGCAGAGGTGAGAGGTCAGTATTGCCTGTGCATGGATGCGGATGATGTCTTGAGAGCGGATTATTTAGAAATGGTTAGGCAAACGATTGATGAGACGCAGGCAGAGGCTGTGGTGATTAACTCTTCTCGTCGGATAGATTTTTCACAAAAGCCTGTTGATTACACTCCTTATGTTCATCGTCAGATGACTGGACCAGAGGTTGTGAAAGAGATGATACTGGCAAATCGTGTGCTAATGACCTTGTGGTGTACGGTCTTTCAGTCATGTTTTTTACCAGATGACCACTTTTTTGGGTCTTTTCAGCGATTAGTATGTGGTTCTGACTTAGTGACCATTGAAGCCATTTTTTCAAACATCCATCATGTTGTTGTTCTTGATGAGGCACTCTATTATTATCGATTTGTGCCAAGTAGCCTCAGTAACTCTTACACGGTAAAACATTTTGACTCCGTAGCCTTTTCAGATTGGTATTTTCATGAAAAATATGCGACCGATTTGCCAGTGGAGATGGCGGAACGTTTGATGAGACGTGTTTCTTGGTCAGGAAAACGATTACTGCTCTCAAGTCCTTTAAGTGATATATTAAAAAATACTCAGCATATCAAGGAATCTTTGTTTTTCAAGAGAGCGATAGCAGTTGGGAGTTCCGCAAAATTGCGTTTTAGTGATAAGGTATTCTTGTATCTTGTCGAGCATCGTTTTACACACCCAATGTTATTGTTGTATTTTCCATTGGGACGCATCAGAAAATGGTATCTGCAAAGGGAGGCTAGATGA